In Methanomassiliicoccales archaeon, the sequence TAGCGAGATACTCGCTCCCGTCTGAGTTGTGGCCGATTTTTACTCCCGCAATACCTTCGAGAGGGGCTACAAGTATTCCTTCAGTGAGTACCGCCAGTCCTACACGAATCGCTCTATCGATCGCCTCCTCCCTTGACTTCGCAGGTCTGTTTGCAATTTCTCTCGCAGCAAGTAATGAGACTTCTTCTCTGTCATGGCGTGTACTTAGATCTCTAATCCTCTCAGCAATACCTTCGACATTCCAGGAAGACAGAAGCTTCTCAACCCTTGCCGCCAAATCCTCGGCTCTCGGTATCTCAACGAAGGTCTCAGGATCCAAGCCCCTTGCCCTTGCTCGCCTAGCAATCGAATAACATCGATCGACTTCGCTCGCCAGTGCGTCGAAATAACTTTTCATTTCCTCGCTGCAAACAACTTCATTCATAATCCTTTGGTACTCCTCGCCTAATGAGTAAATTTCTTCCTAAATAGCTATCGGCCCATACTGTCGCGCGCCTCACTTGTTCTATCGAGCATGTCTATGACTAAAGCCAAGAACTCCTCTATCCCCTCTCCCGTAAGCGCTGAAATTTTCATGCGAGGACTTTCGGTTTTGATAATGTCAGACTTATTCTCGACTTCGATGATTGGAATGTTAGCAAAATTCATCTTAATTGATTCAAGCAACGCAAGTTGATCCTTAATGCTGTATCCCGATGTCTCCGATGGATCGATCAAAAATATGATTATATCTGCCAGGTGTCTAAGAGCCAAGATCGCTTGGAGCTCTATTCTGTTTCGTTCTTCAAGCTTCCTATCGAGTAGACCTGGTGTATCAACAACCTGGTACTTTTTTCGCCTGGCAGTGAAATGACCGATCCCGATCCCTTGTGTCGTGAAAGGATAGGGAGCTATCTTAGGCCTAGCACTCGAGATCCTCTCTACGAGCTGGCTTTTCCCGACATTTGGAAAACCAGCGATCACGGCAGTTGGAAGAGCTGGATCGATCTCAGGGAGCTCCTTCAGCTTTTCCCTTGCAGTTGCAACAAATTTTAGATCCTGATCGATCTGGTTAACCAAAGAAGAGAGTCTACCGTAGAATTCCTTCCTCAATCGGGAGATCTCCTCTGAATTTTGTGCCTTCCTTACCTTCCCGAGGTATGTTTTTTCGAGCTCGAGCGCCTTCATTGAACACCAGTTGAGTGCTCCAAGCGACTTCTTCAATCTGTCTATCCCAATGATGACATCAACGAGTTCCATTTCAAACTCGTTTGTTTTTGAAAAGCTCGGAAAGGCCTTTACATATTTCGCGAGATTTGAGGAAATGATGTCTCCAGCAACAGAAATCTTAGATATTGCGGTTTTCCTCACTTTATCGACTCTATCAAGACCTTCTTTTTGTATCTTAGAAGCCTTCTTGAAGGCTTTATCGAGCAATTCTTTTGAATAAAGAATTGTCGGTATTTTTTTTCGCGGACTCGTCACGTCATGCTTAATCCTTTATGGAAGCTTTAATCTATCACTGCAATCGATTCATCACTGAGGCGATCACTTGAAATTTGAAATCGGATACAGGTTATGGTTAAAAAAGGATGGGCGGTTCTTACTAAGTGAAGGTCGTGCCAAGCTTCTCAGATTAATAAGAGAATATGGATCGCTTTCAAGAGCTGCTGATGAGATGAGGATGTCATATAGACATGCATGGGGGACTATCAAGAAAATTGAGGAGGCTCTGGGAGAAAAAATCATATATTCAGAGAGGGGAGGTCAGGAGGGCGGAACATCCAAACTTACGCCTGAGGGAGAACACTTACTTGAGCAATATGAACTCCAGAAGAACCTCTTTGACCAGCAATTAAAGATGCTGTATAAGAGACCTGCTTTAGCTACGGACGGCATCGTGATTATCGATGATAAAATCCTTCTGATAAGACGAGGGAAAGATCCTTTCAAAGATAAATACGCGCTCCCAGGCGGTATTGTTGAATATGGCGAGACTGTCGAAAGATGTGTTGTCAGAGAAATCAAAGAAGAAACGGGCATCGATACGAGAATTCTCCAATTGGTCGGCGTTTATTCAGATCCTGAAAGGGATCCCCGCGGTCATTTTGTGTCGGTTGTATTCCACCTCCTACATGTTGGAGGGGAGCTTAAAGCGGGAGACGACGCTGCTGCAGCCAAGCTCTTTCCAATCAATAGGCTCCCTGAGCTTGCCTTTGATCACCGCAAGATTATTGACGATTTTATGACAATGAAAGGAGTTTCAGTTCAGTGTGAACCGAAGTGATATCGCTTTTTTGAAAAGTATTTCTATATGCCTTGGCAATATTGTAACGGATTACATGGACGACGAACTAGACAAGGAGATCCTCCAATTGTTGAGGAAAAACGCGAAACTTACATATGAAGAAATAGGACAAATTCTGAACAGATCTCCTTCTACTGTCAGGGATAGAATCAAGAAAATGGAGGAAACAAGGACGATCCTCGGATATTCAGCTATAGTAGATTATGAACGTTTAGGTATTTTCTCTGATGCAATAGTTAGCGCTGATATTGAGCCTGATAATTTATCCTCAGCCATTTCCGCACTTTTTTCGATAGAAAATATCGCCGAAATACTCAATGTAACTGGCGAACGAAGAGTTATGATGAGGGTGAGAGCACGGAACAACCGTGAACTCTCAGATATTATAGAAAAAAAAGTAAGACCCATGGGTTTTAACAATGTCGAGACTATAATCGTGTTGAAACCAATTGTCCGTTATCCTGGGCTTTGATTCTAAAGTGGGATTGGTTGCCCACCAAGGGTTTACGTTTGCGCCAAAGCGGACCTGATCTCATCAATCCTACCCGTTTTTTCCAACTCATCAAGTATAATTTCTGCAGTCCAGATCGCAGCTTGTGCGACGAGTTCCGGACACCTATTCTCCCGATACGCGACTGCGTCAAAATCTGCGTATTCTTCAGGATTCCACAGGTCGAATTTTTTGCCGAGATACGTTTTCTGAATTTCCCCGCAAATGACGCTACCATATTTCTGCTCAAATCGAATGCAGAGCTCTTTAGCCAATCGATACGCAACCATTCTTTTTCTTTGGGGGTCTTTGAATTCACTCCGTTCTCTTCCAAAAAACATCCCGATTGCCATAACTCCGCCAGAGAGGGCTCCGCATGAACCTAGCGTCGTCAACCCTGCACCACCGGACAAGCCGCTTGCCGATTTGAACACTATGTCATCACGCACGCCAAAGACGTCTTGGAGGGCTGCAAGAACAGCTTGAGCGCATCCTCTGTTCTCTTTTTCGTATTCAAAGGCCAATTCACTAGCCCTTTGCAAAAGTCTTGCTCGCTCGAATGTCATAATGAACGAAATACGATTTCTAATATTCAATCGTCACGCAAAATCGGCAAAGTAGAACATCTACTGAATTGACCAATTTAAAATCCTAGATGAGATCACAAGCAGGATTTTGAAATGATGATAATTTAAAAATCTTTGACCATTATTTTACAATACTCATTGCTGATCGCTCTGCTTCTCATCGGCAAAACAAATTCAAATCACTTTTTTACTTTGACAGCTCTTAGACCATTGATGGGAAAAAGACTGAATTATCCAATTTTCTTGAGACAATCCAATTCTTCCGTTCTAGAGTCTGTCCACGTAATACGAGCTGATGAACTTTTATTGCCGATTCTATTTGTTGCGAATTGAATAACCTCGAATCATACTGGCAAATGATCCTAATATTCTTGGGAACACCATACAAATCGATTGATTGCTCATATTGTAGAAAAGATGGGAACAGTGATGCGTGACG encodes:
- a CDS encoding DNA polymerase II large subunit (unique DNA polymerase that is similar to eukaryotic polymerases; forms a heterodimer of the small and large subunits; possesses polymerization and 3' to 5' exonuclease activities), giving the protein MNEVVCSEEMKSYFDALASEVDRCYSIARRARARGLDPETFVEIPRAEDLAARVEKLLSSWNVEGIAERIRDLSTRHDREEVSLLAAREIANRPAKSREEAIDRAIRVGLAVLTEGILVAPLEGIAGVKIGHNSDGSEYLAISFAGPIRSAGGTGQALSVLIGDVVRREFGIGRYQPTHGEVQRFKEEIPLYKQC
- a CDS encoding 50S ribosome-binding GTPase, with translation MTSPRKKIPTILYSKELLDKAFKKASKIQKEGLDRVDKVRKTAISKISVAGDIISSNLAKYVKAFPSFSKTNEFEMELVDVIIGIDRLKKSLGALNWCSMKALELEKTYLGKVRKAQNSEEISRLRKEFYGRLSSLVNQIDQDLKFVATAREKLKELPEIDPALPTAVIAGFPNVGKSQLVERISSARPKIAPYPFTTQGIGIGHFTARRKKYQVVDTPGLLDRKLEERNRIELQAILALRHLADIIIFLIDPSETSGYSIKDQLALLESIKMNFANIPIIEVENKSDIIKTESPRMKISALTGEGIEEFLALVIDMLDRTSEARDSMGR
- a CDS encoding NUDIX domain-containing protein, with the translated sequence MKFEIGYRLWLKKDGRFLLSEGRAKLLRLIREYGSLSRAADEMRMSYRHAWGTIKKIEEALGEKIIYSERGGQEGGTSKLTPEGEHLLEQYELQKNLFDQQLKMLYKRPALATDGIVIIDDKILLIRRGKDPFKDKYALPGGIVEYGETVERCVVREIKEETGIDTRILQLVGVYSDPERDPRGHFVSVVFHLLHVGGELKAGDDAAAAKLFPINRLPELAFDHRKIIDDFMTMKGVSVQCEPK
- a CDS encoding Lrp/AsnC family transcriptional regulator yields the protein MDDELDKEILQLLRKNAKLTYEEIGQILNRSPSTVRDRIKKMEETRTILGYSAIVDYERLGIFSDAIVSADIEPDNLSSAISALFSIENIAEILNVTGERRVMMRVRARNNRELSDIIEKKVRPMGFNNVETIIVLKPIVRYPGL
- a CDS encoding C-GCAxxG-C-C family protein yields the protein MTFERARLLQRASELAFEYEKENRGCAQAVLAALQDVFGVRDDIVFKSASGLSGGAGLTTLGSCGALSGGVMAIGMFFGRERSEFKDPQRKRMVAYRLAKELCIRFEQKYGSVICGEIQKTYLGKKFDLWNPEEYADFDAVAYRENRCPELVAQAAIWTAEIILDELEKTGRIDEIRSALAQT